The DNA sequence GTCAGTTGCTCTACACGCGTATCGTCGATCCTCTGCGAGAGATCGGACATGCAATCTACGAAGTCCGCTCCTTGCCGACACAGGGGAGAGGCGAGGTGGTCCTCGGGATGCCACCCTCTATGGTGCAGGCTATTGCCGGCGCCGTGGCCCGTCGTGTGACTACATTTGCCCCAAAGATAAGCCTTCGGCTCGTCGATGCTTATTCGGGTTATCTTCAGAAGTGGCTTCAGGAGGGCGATCTGGATGCCGCGATTCTTTATGGGCCGACGCCGACCGGTTTCAACGCGACGCTCCTCTTGGAGGATGAACTGGTCCTCGTGGGACCGGCGCACTCGCCATTTGGCAGCGAATTCATTGACGGAAAGCGCCTCGAGGACCTGCCATTTATCCTGTCGAGCCCGGCCCACGGTTTGCGCGGCATCATCGAGGAGGTGGCGGCGAAGGCCGGGATCGGCCTGAACATCACGACACAGGCGGATTCCTTTCAGTTGCTGAAGGAAATGGTGGATTCGGGCATCGGGTACACACTCCTCCCCTATTGCGGGATCGCCCGTGAGGTCTCCACCGGACGGTTTTCCGTAGCAAGGTTACGCAGACCCCA is a window from the Novosphingobium sp. TH158 genome containing:
- a CDS encoding LysR family transcriptional regulator — translated: MDFKRLGYFAVVAELGSLSKTSAQVGIAQPSLSRQMRMLEEELGVPLFIRGPRGMALTPAGQLLYTRIVDPLREIGHAIYEVRSLPTQGRGEVVLGMPPSMVQAIAGAVARRVTTFAPKISLRLVDAYSGYLQKWLQEGDLDAAILYGPTPTGFNATLLLEDELVLVGPAHSPFGSEFIDGKRLEDLPFILSSPAHGLRGIIEEVAAKAGIGLNITTQADSFQLLKEMVDSGIGYTLLPYCGIAREVSTGRFSVARLRRPQFMRQLFFAMRADAEAPRAVLQVEEYVRQEVAALMQTLRPSGDARN